The Streptomyces sp. NBC_00483 genome contains the following window.
GTCCTGCGTGATCTGCTCCCCTTCCACGACCTCTGTGCGCAGGAGCCACCGGACACCTGAAGCCGATGGGGTGGGGGCCGCGAGTACCGCGGTCAGCTCGACGTGTCCCCGTTGTCGTCGAGGCGCAGACGACGGGCGAGTACGTCACGGGCGACGTCGAGGAGGGGTCTGTCCTGGCTGAAGGCATGGCCGCGCAACCGGATCAGCGCGTGGTCGCAGGTGATGTCGAGCTGGGCGGAGAGCATTCCGGTGGCCTGGTGGACCTCGGCGAAGTAGAGACCGGGCTCGTCCAGCAGCGCGGCGTACGTGAAGTCTGCGTGCGCGGCGGTGGCGATCGTGAGCTGGGCCAGGGTGTCGGCCAGGCCGAAGGCATCCGTCAGCTGGTCCGTGGACATGGGCCCGGGGCGGGTGCGGTAGCCGGTGAGCGCGCCGAGTCCGATGACCCCGATGCGCAGGGGGAAGGAGAACACGGCGCCTACGTCGAGCGCTTCGACGGCCGCGGGCAGACCCGGCCACCGGCTGTCGGTGAGCTCGGTGACATGGGGCACCAGCAACAGGGCGCCATGACGGGCCGCGTCGAGGCTGGGCCCGTGTCCCTGGATCTGCTGCAGATCCTCCAGCGCGGCGGTGTGCTCGCCGTGGGACTGTACGAGTTGGGCCGGGCCGCCGGTGGGCGACAGGAGCAGGGCGAGACCGTCCAGGCCCAGCACGTCGGCGAACTCCCCCAGCGGCAGCGGCGCCATACCCGGGCCGCTGTGCGAGCTGAGGGCACGCAGGTAGGCAGTCATGACCGGATGAGTCACCGCTGCCGCCCCCTTCCGGGTGAGGTGCGGGCCCGCCGGAGGGCAGTCCGCTGATCCCTGTCGGTGCAGGGGCCTCTCATCGACCGTGCCGACGCAGTAGCGACGAATCCGCCGTACCCCGCAGCACGTGTCGGGCGACCTCGGTGAGCCGCATGTGATTGCTGCGCGCGTGGCGGCGCATCCGGGCGAAGGCGTCCTCGACGCTGGTGTCGAGCCGGTGCGCGAGGTACCCCTTGGCCTGCTCGATGACGATTCGGCTG
Protein-coding sequences here:
- a CDS encoding ANTAR domain-containing protein; the protein is MTAYLRALSSHSGPGMAPLPLGEFADVLGLDGLALLLSPTGGPAQLVQSHGEHTAALEDLQQIQGHGPSLDAARHGALLLVPHVTELTDSRWPGLPAAVEALDVGAVFSFPLRIGVIGLGALTGYRTRPGPMSTDQLTDAFGLADTLAQLTIATAAHADFTYAALLDEPGLYFAEVHQATGMLSAQLDITCDHALIRLRGHAFSQDRPLLDVARDVLARRLRLDDNGDTSS